CCCTCTCTTATCATCATGTCTATCTTGTATGCGTACTCAATATGCATATCAAGCGGATGAAAATAGGCAAAAATCTTATTCAGCGAATATTGCTTAATCTCTGGTGGCTGGTTTATTTCATCCTTTTTATAGTAGGGCTCTTTGAGCATCTCAAGAGTTAGCGTATCTCCATCTTTGATTGGCGGTAGGGCTTCAATCAAAGGATTACCCCTATATTGTGTCGGAATTTGTTTTTTATACTTAGCTTTTTTAAACTTAATCACCTCTGTTAAACTTCTTATTTCTTAATTTACGAAGCTTGTCAGCCATAGCCTTTTTGGAGCTGTCAGGCTCTTTGCGATTTATGCTAATAACCTCAGCTTGATTTGATTCTGATGCCACATCATTTTCTTTTTGTCTCTGAAAAGTTTTTTCCAAAGCTCTATTGCTTCTAATCTCCTTTGTCCTTTTAGTCTTGCTTTCAGTATGAATAACTTTGTCAGCTTTAGCCTTTGCTTCACTTAATATTTTTTTAGACTGTTCATGAGCATTCAGGCTATCAAGAAGAGCATTACTCTCGTCCATAGCTTTTTGATGTTCTAAACATTCCTGATAGAACACATAATCTTCAAGATTATATTTGAGTATATCTGAGTCCATAGTCGGGTAAGCTCTGTGATACTTTTTCTTATAAAAAACATAAGCTTCACGTGGGTTTCTAGGATTATAAGCTAAATCAACTTTAACTGATTTCTTCCCTTCTTTACGTACAAACCACCCCTCTTGCATAGCGATTGGAAAAGTATAGAAGAGGTCTTCATGGTGCCTTATACCACTTTCAGTCACCAAAGCTTTTTTGTGAAAAAGCAGAGATGCTTTTAGTTGTTCGAGATCAACCTCTCTTAAAAGACCAGCTCTCTTCTTTATTCCCCATGACCAAAGATCTTTTGGTTTAAACATTATATCCGCTTTGGCCAATTGATCATCGAATGGGTATCTATTTATTATGGTGCGGTTATGCAGGATTATCTTAGGTATAAGATACGCTATAAATTCATTTAAGTTCATCTTGGCATCAAGCCTGTAATCCTCTCCACCTCTTTGCCTATGATCTGGCATCACAAACCCAGGCAACTCAGGTTTAACTTTTTCATTAATAGTCCTGAAAAACCTTTCAACAATACCTTTGGCATCAGCTCTATAAGTCCCCGTAGTTTGAACTTTAATACCAAAATTCCTTATCATATTTTCAGGTGTTATACCTTTCATTTCGCCATTATCACCGAGAAAGGTTGCAGGCAGATTCTCAACAGGCCAGTCTTCTTTCTCTATCTCAACGCCATACTTTTTACAGAACTCGACCTTGTCTTCACCGCAGTTGATAATAGCCATACTAGCTCCGGCCATTGAAGGTCCTTCCAGACCGATATACATACCAGCAACCATACGGCTGAATACATCAACACAGAAATATATTACTGGTCTGCCTATGATTTTCTTTCGATTGAACTCTGAAACTAGATATACATCACCAACAGTAGCGTCAATCTGATATTTTGAACCTGGTCCATAAGCTTCTTGTGTTGAATTCCCTAGAATAGGTCTATGGTCTTTCTCATAAGCCTTGTCGCCCTTAACAGCCCTTAGTTGTGCCTCAAGTCCGAATTCTTCATTATATCTTCTTACAAATTGCCTGTAAGATGGTATATATTGAGTCCCCTCAGTCTTTCTGATTTCATCTGCAAAATACTCGTTTCGCATATTCTCGTATGCTTTCTGCAGACTGATTTTATCAGCGTCTTTGTTACGTTCTCTGAAAACTGTCATGAATATTTTCATTATTTCAGGTGTAATCTTAATGCTTTGGATCCTGTTAGCATTCTTTGGTTTTCTACCAGGCAACTTTGCATCTGCACTACGATTCCCTGTTCCACAGTTATGATAATCAGGTACCAATGCATTCTTGGTCATGCCCCTCTGCCAGTATTGCTTGAGGTATGCGTATATATATTTTTCTGACGACACTTTCTTACTGACAACACCCGCAACCAACTTACCACGCAGACTTCGATTAAAGATATCCGGCACTTTATTAACCAGATCTTTGATAATTTCCCACCTCTTGTCTCTTATAGACTCAGCTTTTTCTGTGAATTCTCCTTCTACAAGGGCACTGTATTGATCTGTAATAGGTTTATACTCTTCTATTTCAGGCATCATCATCATTACTGGAAAGGAATTACCATCGATGTCTATAACAAAAGCCTTACTATAATCCTCTTCTATCCAGAGAATACGAATAGTATCGCCGGTGTCAGATATAAGTACTTGATTTACAGCGATCATGCCATCTTCTCCTTGACGTCAAGTATGATATTTACTTCGTCTGCTGAGATGCCAATATTGAACTTCTGAAACATATCAATTGAAACGATCTTGTTCGCTATCAAACTCTTATAAATTAAAAGAGCCGTGCCTATTTCAAGGCCAAAAACTTCATCGGTTTCTTCTAATATAGCATCCACTGTGGATTTCGATGTAGATAGGCGCTTGATTATATAATTAATGACTTGAGTGTTATTATATTCTTCTAGGGCATATTTCGCAGGATGCACGATTTCGAGATTTTTAGCATATATATCATCTATCTCGTTTCTAGTTGCTATGCCCCAACTAATACCTTTCCTCTGCCAATATATCTGTTCAATGCTGAACTTTACTATTACGTTCTCATTTTCCAGATCTTTAGCTTCCTTAACCGTTCTTGCAGCATAACTACCGTCTTTCAACAGTACTAAAAAGTCAGTACTCATAACCTGATATGTATCGTGCATATAAGGGTGTCTAAGGCCAGTTTCATTTGCTATTTTGATTGTCTCATCTCGATCAAGCGGGTACTGCTCTCGAATATCCAAGATGTTATCATGCCATTCAAGAAACAGAAAATAGTAGTATTCAAGATCAGAAAGGAGATGGTGTTCTCTTTGTGTTTTCCAGCCGAGAGGCCTATTAGACCTGCTTTGAGAGGAAGGCACATCACGGACAGTCAGCCAAGGCTTATAATTTTCATACTCGCCTGTGCCGCGTCCTTCAGCTATGCGTTTAAGTATTGTTTTTTCGTCGAATATTGTAGCCATAATACAAGCGTAACACTTAAAATGTAATTTTACATTTTATTTAGCCACTTGCCGACATATTTTTCAGCTTTCTAACTTATATTACTACTTGCAAACTTTATTTTACCAACACACAAAATGTTGTGGTAAAATAAAATCTGAAAGCTTTTCGCAGATAAATTACTGTCAAATACATTAACCAACAAACCTTAGTATAGAGTCCGAAAGTAACTATTCTGAGCAAGCTCATTATTATTCAGTATAATTAGTTGGAAATAAATGTGTCCATTATCTTACTCATAAGTGGCATAAAAGTAAGTCTTTAAAACTCAGTTATGCAACGTATAAAATATTACCTTATATGATAGTTGGTTATGCATTGTAAATGGTGGCATATTTTAAACGAACACAACAGCGTTTCCGCAATGCGTAGTTTCCAATATATTTTACTACTTGCCGACTTGTTTATCAGCTTTCCAACTTATATTACAATTTGCAGACTTTATTTTACCTACACACAAAACACAACATTATCAACACGGATTATTCTACTGTAACTGACTTGGCAAGATTCCTGGGTTGGTCAACATCCAGCCCCAAGAGGTGTGCACAGTGATAAGAAAATAGTTGAGTTGCCACTACTGTGGGAAAAACTGACAGCTCTTCAATAATATCCGGAATCTCTATCATATAGTCACATATGTCTTTCAGCCCTTCGTCACCCTCTGTCACCACAGCGATAACGATGCCATCTCTGGTTTTGACTTCTTCAACATTTGAAGCAACTTTTTCATAAACTGAAGATTTAGGACAGAGGACAAAAACAGGAAGAGTTTTATCTATCAACGCTATCGGACCGTGCTTCATCTCACCTGCTGCATAACCCTCAGCATGTATATAAGAAATCTCTTTAAGTTTCAGAGCTCCTTCCAGCGCAACAGGGAAATTAACGTTACGCCCAAGATACAGAAAATCGCTTGCATCTTTAAATTGCTTTGCGAGAGAAAGGATCAGGTCATCTTTGCTAAGAACATTTTCTATGACTTCAGGCAGCCTCACAACTTCGGCAAGATATCTTCCGCACTCATCTCTGGAAAGTATTTTACGTTCCTGTCCCAGAAACATAGCAAACATAAACAGACTTATCACCTGAGTTGTAAATGCCTTTGTGGAAGCAACGCCGATCTCCGGACCTGCATGTGTATATATAACACTGTCGGACTCTCTGGATATAGATGATCCGACAACATTGCAGACAGACATAATTTTTGCGCCCATCTTTTTAGCAACCCGAAGAGCGGAAAGGGTATCCGCTGTCTCACCGGACTGAGTAATGGCGACAAAAAGAGTTTTCTCATCAATAACAAGACTTCTATATCTGAACTCAGAAGCGATATCTACCTCTACAGGCATCTTTGCAAATTTCTCAATGTAAAATTTTGCAATAAGTCCTGCATGCCAGCTCGTTCCGCATGCGACAATAACTATTCTGTTCAGATCCTTAACCGCATCTTTAATAATATTAAAATCAGGGAAGCTGACACTGCTGTTTTCAAGGGAATAGTTCCCCCTTATAGTGTCAATAATTGCTCTGGGCTGTTCGTATATTTCTTTCTGCATGAAGTGGTTATAGCCTGCCTTCTCTGCCATCACAGGATTCCAGTCTATCATTCTCACTTCGCGGTTAACAGATTTACCGTCATTATCATAAATGACAAAACTGTCTTTTTTTAAAACTGCAAGGTCGCCTTCTTCCAGAAATACAAACTCTCGTGTATATGAGAGCACTGCGGGGATATCGCTTGCTGCAAACATCTCTCCGTCGCCAATACCGATCACAAGCGGGCTGTCTTTCCGGCCTATTATAAGCATATCCGGCTCTGACATACTTATTACAGCGAGTCCGTAAGAACCTATGATCTGCCTGAGAGAATGCTGTACCGCATCCTTCAGGTCGCCGTCATAGTTTGATTTTATAAGGTGAGCTACTACTTCTGTGTCTGTTTCAGAGTGAAAGATATACCCTTTCTCCTTCAGCATAGTTTTAAGCTCAAGGTAGTTTTCGATTATTCCATTATGAACTATAGCAAGTCCTTCGGAACAGTGTGGGTGTGCATTCTCAAAGGACGGCTTACCGTGGGTTGCCCATCTGGTGTGACCTATGCCAATATTAGCAGTGAAATTTCTGGAGCTGATCTGTTCTTTCAGATTAATAAGCTTACCGACGCTTCTTTCAGTGTGTATGGAGCCTGCTTCAAGCAGAGCAAGCCCGGCAGAGTCATATCCTCTGTATTCAAGCTTTGAAAGACCTTCCATAAGGACATTAGAAGCTTTTCTATTACCTATATATCCAACAATTCCGCACATTTTTCAACTCCGGATGAATCTACTCTTTTGTCCTGTATTCTAAGACATTTACATATTTATCGACATCTTTCTTCGGCACAGAACCTTTTAACGGAATTTCCACAATTTCAAGTTTTTTGTAGTAATTCCACATGTCCAGTTCAATGAGATCGCCGGCTTTAACCTTCGTGCTCGGTTTAGCAGAGCGTCCGTTCAGCAGGACAAATCCCTCATCCGCCATTTCGTTTGCAACAGTGCGGCGTTTTATAAGCATTAGAACTTTCAGTAGTTTATCAATACGCATATTTCTTTTGGATGAGTATTTCTTTTCTCTTTTCTGCCAGCCAGTTATCAAAAATCTCTTTTGATCTTTCTTCCTGAAGAGTTTTCACGATGCTGTCTCTTTTGTCGCCTGTTACATTGTCTTTATTCTTAAAGCCTTCTACGTAGAAAACACGGTATGAGCCATGGTCTTCTAATGGTTCAGTAAGCCCTTTTTTTCCTGCTATGGTGTTTCTGATCTCATCATCAAGAAATGCAAGCTCAACCCAGCCTAAGTAGCCGCCGTTATCTGCATTGCCGGATGTGGAAAATTTCATAACAGTTGAACGAAAATCACCGGTATCTTTGAAATCCGCAAGAGCCTTATCGAGCTGCTCTTTGTTGTCAACAGTCATGATCCGCAGTTCATACATATCAGAAAGCTCAAGTGCTGCGGCATTGGCTTCAACATATTTTTTGATATCATCCTCTGTTATTATGATCTTAGGTCTGAACACAGTGCTCATAAGCCTTGCTTTAAGGATGTCTATTTTTATGCTCCATTTATACTGTTCCATTGTCTGGTTGGAAGCAGCGAGGAGCTCAGAGAGTTTATCTTCATCGATGCTGTTCTTTTCAATAATCTCTTTAACAGCCCCATCAACCTCTCTGCTGGAGACACGAACACCTTCTCTGGCTGCTGCCTGTTCGATAACATAGTTGTTAGTCAGCATATCAAGAGCTGCTACATAATACTTATTCAGTTCTTCTTCACGCTTATCGCCTTCAAAGTTTTTGTAGATATACTGAAGTCTTTTCGGGTTAAGTGTCTCAAGCTCGTACTGGGTAATGACTTTTTCCCCGACAACAGCGTAGACCCTGTTTATAATTTCGGCATTGGCACTAACTGCCGCTGCCAGCAACAGTATCAGGATAGATAATTTCAGATTTTTGATACAAGTCATCGATATATTCCCTTACTTTATTTTCCTGCTTTATACCGTAAAGTTCGGCATAAAGCTTCTTTTTAAGTGTGTCAAAACTAATACCGGACTTCTTCTGCACTTCAAGCAGCTTAAAGATGTGATAACCGTAGTCAGACTTCATTATTCCGCTGACCTGTCCGGTTTTCAGGGCGAGAGCTTCTTTAAAGATATCCGGATATTCGTTAACATTGATAAACCCAAGGTCTCCGCCAGCCTCTTTTTCCGGAGCTACAGAGAATTTCTCTGCCACTTCTGAAAAAGGTATCCCCTGTTTGATAAGTCCAAGGGCGTTTTGCGCTGCCTTCTCCTCGTATGTTACAATATGCTGTATATGAGCAGAAACATCGGCATTAAGTTCATTTTTCTTCTCTTCATAAAATGCCTTCAGTTCTTCTTCGCTAATATCTATATCAGAATCAGCAATCTTCTCAAGAAATTTGCCTATTATTATGCGTTGTTTAAGGAGCTCTTTCAGTGAATCAAAATTCATATTAAGCTGTTTTTCAAACTCACTCAGCATCTTCTGCCCTTTGATAGTCTGAAAGGACTCAACAATGTCTTTAAATTTCCCTTCATCAACGACAACGCCTTCTGCCACAGCTTTTTGCAGCAGAAGTCTGTGTTCTATGAAATCCTTGTGGAGCGCTTCCACAACAGCCGGATTGGTTCTTGTCTCTGTGTCCATAACAGAGTTGCTGTATGAGATAAATGCCTCATACTCGTCTTTTGTAATCCTTTCGCCGTTAATTGTGACAAAGGTATTAGCAATCTCCTCTTCGGTAAGCCCGTTCTTTTTACCGGCTTTACCTGGGAAACAGGAAACTAAAGATAAACATAATACAATTGTGATTATTAAAATTTTTGTCTTTTTCATAGCCTCTTAGATTACCTTAAATACGCATATTTTTGCAATAGAGTATTTACATTTCAGACTGTGGGTATTTTAATAAGTTCATTAATGAAAGATACCGTTTTATCAAGGACTTTCTGCTCTTTCTCGAAAAACAGCGACAGGGTGAATTCATTGTCAAACTTTGAGCCTGCGCCGGCATTAGCTATAGCGTCCATAATTCTCTGAGGGTTTGAAGGTGTCCCTTTTGTAAAAACCATCTTAACTTTATTGCTGTAAAGATAGACTTTTTCCATATTTGCAAAGCCTGCCAGTTTTTTTATAAGCATAATGCGCCCCAGATTTTCAGTCTCCGGTTTCAGCTCACCGTAAAGCTCCGAAAGCTCATATAAAAGCTCCCGCACACTATCCATATCCTCAACACCTGAGAACTTACGATAGTAATCAAGCCTGATCTTAGTATCTTCAATATAGTCAGCAGGGATAAAATGCGGAATTGCTGTAATTATCTCCGTATCTGCGGAGATGCTCGTTATCCCTTTCAGGTCTTTCACTGCTTCGTCTATCATGGCGATAAAAAGCTCATACCCGACTTTCACCATGAATCCTGACTGGTCAGCACCCAGCAGGTCGCCTGCACCGCGAAGTTGAAGGTCGTAAAACGCGATCTTCACGCCGCTGCCAAGGTCTGAAAGCTGCTGGATTATCTTAAGTCTCTTTTGTGCAACATCCGACAAAGACGAAAATTGTTCCACCACAAGATAACAGTAACCACGTCTCCCTGAACGCCCGACACGCCCCTTAAGCTGATATATCTGTGCCAGCCCGAGGTGAGCGGCATCATTAATCACTATGGTATTTGCATTTGCAATATCTATTCCGTTTTCAATTATTGCGGTACATACAAGAACATCTGTTTTGCCCGAATAAAACTCCATAAGAATCTTTTCCAGCTCCGAGCTTGTCATCTGACCATGTGCAATGGAAACGTTCGCCCCCGGCAGCATGTTCTTAACACCGGCAGCCACCGTTTGAATATTTTCTACTCTGTTATGGAGGAAAAATACCTGACCGCCCCGTTCAAGCTCCCTCTGGATGGCGTTTTTAACCTCAACATCACGCTTGATAACCTTTGTGATAACGGGCAGCCTGTCAACCGGCGGTGTATCTATGGTTGATATATCCCTTATGCCTGAAAGCGAAAGCTGGAGAGTTCTGGGGATAGGTGTCGCTGAAAGATACAGAACATCAACATTGCTCCGCATAGCTTTAATCTTCTCTTTATGTGCCACGCCAAAGCGTTGTTCTTCATCAATGATCAAAAGTCCGAGATCCTGAAACTCTATCTCTTTGGACAGCATTTTGTGAGTACCTATCAGTATATCCAGATCACCCTTTGAGAGATCAACAAGTATCTGTCTGGTATCTCTTGCAGTCCGGAAACGGCTCACGTAGTCTACCTTTACAGGCAAATCCTTAAACCGTTCAAAAAAAGTCATATAGTGCTGTCTGGCGAGAACTGTGGTGGGGACAAGCACAGCGACCTGTTTCCCTCCGGCAACAGCCTTACATGCGGCACGCATAGCCACTTCTGTTTTACCAAAGCCGACATCACCGCAAACAAGCCTTTCCATAGGCATTGCAGATTCCATATCATTATAAACGTCGTGTATCGCAGAAAGCTGATCATCGGTTTCATCATATTCAAACGACTGCTCGAAATTATCCAGCATGTTTCCGTCATCAGTAAACGAAAAACCTTTCTCTACTTTCCGCTGGGCGTAAAGCTTCAGCAGATCCATGGCTATCTTCTTCGCCCTTGCCTTTGCCTGCGCTTTAACTTTTTTCCACTGCTGTGTCTGAAGAGAGCTGACTCTCGGTCTTGAGCCTTCCGAGCCAATGTATTTTTGTATCTGCCCTATCGAGGATAGCGGCACGTACAGAAATTCACTGTTGTCATACTCAAGCTGTATAAAATCACCTTCCACACCGCCGATGCTCTGGTGCACCAGACCAAGGTAGATTCCTATACCATAATCGACATGAACGACATGATCCCCGGGCTCAAGGTCAGATATAGTTGTGGAGTAAAGTTCTTTTTTACCGCGTTTAGGTCTTTTCTTTGCTGTACCGAATATATCTTCATCTGTGAAAACAGCAAGCATCAGCTTCTCATCTATGAACCCGCCGCGAAATTTTTCTGAATGCAGATAAAGCCCTGCCTTGTCCACCTCTTTATAGTTTTCAACTTTAGCAGGTATAAACGCATAATCCTTTGAAAACTCAGAGAAAAGTTTTGCAAGACGGTCACTTTCTATAGAACATATCACACGGAAAGATTTTTCTGCGTAGCTCTTGATAATATCCATAGCAGCAGACATTGACTGATAAAGATTGCCTTTCTTCCCGGCAAAGAGCATGGCGCTGCTTTTATACCTTGTCCCTTCGCTTTCAGCTGTTGTGATGTCCGCCATCACGTTTACTCTGTCTTCGGTCATATAAAAAAGCATACGTGAAGGTGCAATAAAATTATTGTTCCAGAAGTTTTCACCTTCAGGCATTTTATCATCTATGAGCACACGAAAATCTGTGAAAATCGACCTGTAATCTTCCGTAAAGAACAGAAAATTATAGCTTTCGCTCACATAGTCCATCAGGTTTTCCATATTATGCACAGCGGGGGTCAGCCAGTGACATCCGGCATATTTCCCATATAGCTCTACCTTATCTAAAATATCACTGTCATTTATATATTTCCTGAGGTCATCTACATCAAAAAGAGCTTCTGATGCTGGAAGGAGCCTTACAGTTTTTTCAATTTTGAGAGTGCGTCTCGTACGTATATCAACATAAGATATCCGCTCCGCCTCATCGTCAAAAAATTCTATCAGACAAGGGGTTTCACTATCTGCGGGAAAAACCTCAAGCGTATCGCCTCTGAATGCATATTCTCCTGCACCCTCAACCATTTCCACATGCACATACCCGGAGTAGGCAAGGATATATTCGAGCTCTTCCCGTTCATATGTGCCTCCGACCTTGATATCCGCTGTGGCAGAAGCAAAAACATCTTTCGGTGGTAATGATTTCAGAAGTCCGTACGGAGTAGTGACAAGGATGCAGCTCGCATCAGCGTTCAGCAGAAAGTCCAGAGTGGATGCACGTTTTGCGAAAACCTCCGGCAAAACACGGGCTTCCTCATAAGGATCCTGCGTATACTCAGGAAAACCAAGTACCCGCACACCGGAGAAGAAGAACTCGGCCTCCTGCATGATAAGGTCGTATTCCCTCTTGTTCCCTGCAACAAGAATGCTGACACGCCCCTTCGGTCTGTTGTTATAAAAGTGCCATATGGAGGAACATCCCCAAAGGCTGCTAAGTAAAGACATAAATCAGCCGGCAAACCGCCCGAACATAATCTCGTCTACAAGTTGGCAGATTATGTGTGCGGCTGCTATGTGTATCTCCTGTATTCTGGCAGTATTTTCGGATGGCGACTGAAACAAAAGGTCGCAAAGTCCCTTCATCTTTCCGCCGTCACGTCCGGTAAAGCCCACTATTTTCATGTCGCCCCTAGCTGCTTCACGCAGAGCACGGACAACATTTTCTGAATTACCGCTGGTTGAAATGCCCCACACAACATCGTTTTCGTTGCCGAGAGCACTCACCTGCTTTATAAATACGTCATTAAATTCATAGTCATTGCCAATAGAGGTAAGTATTGATGTGTCTGTTGTGAAAGCTATCGCAGGCAGAGGCGGGCGTTCCATCTTAAAACGGTTCACAAATTCCGCAGCGATATGCTGGGCATCAGCAGCAGAACCTCCGTTGCCGAAGATCATAAGCTTACCGCCGTTAATAAAGCACTGGGCGATCTCGGTTGAGATGGCGATCAGCACAGGGGCAGCTTCAGCAATAAACCTTGTCTGAGTCTCTCTCATCTCATCAAAAATATCTGATATATATTTATCCATAAAAAAACCTACAATTCTTTTTCTATATAATATGTATAGCTTACGTGCAATTTATACAAGTATTTTATCGCCAGACGGCGTTTAACAATTTTTTGTTGTTGACACTATACCTCAGTTGGTTTATTTAAACAGTATGAATAACAGGGAAAATTTCGGGCTCAACTTTTTTGGCTATTTTTTTTACTTCTTTTTTAACACTGAAGGTGTAGCCGTCTAAGTCCGACCTGTAACAACAAAATATGCAAACAGGCCGCAGCGGCTTCACTTTTGAAGCTGTATGCGGCTTTTTTTATGCCCAAATTCGGACATGATAGGTAATTAATATAAACGGAGGATCAAAATGATCGTAGTAATGAAGATCGGAGCATCACAGGAAGAGCTCAATAATGTCACTCAGGCAGCAGAAGAGCTGGGTTTCTCTTCCCACGTTATCGAAGGGAAAGAGCGCAATGTCGTCGGACTGGTCGGCATCGCAGGTCAGCGAGACAAGATGAATGTTATCGGGCAGCTCGCAGGTGTTGAAAACATTGTCCCAATCAGCAAACCATATAAGCTTGCAAGCCGTGAGGTGAAGCCGGAGCCAAGCATAATCGATGTTTGCGGTGTAAAATTCGGCGGTGAAAACATACCTGTTATAGCAGGACCTTGCTCTGTGGAAAATGAAGAGGGGGTCATCAAAACGGCAGAATTCATCAAAGCGGCAGGAGCACAAATGCTCCGCGGCGGTGCCTTCAAACCACGTACATCACCATACTCTTTCCAGGGGCTTGAAGAAGACGGGCTTAAAATACTCGCAAAAGCCAGAGAAGCAACAGGGCTTCCCATTGTCACAGAGGTCACAAACCCGAGATATGTTGATATGGTATACAAATACGCAGACATGTTTCAGGTTGGTGCAAGGAACGTGCAAAACTTCGCACTCCTCTCTGAACTGGGGAAAACTGACAAGCCTGTCCTCCTGAAAAGAGGTATGTCCACCACAATAGAAGAATACCTCAACGCAACTGAATACATCCTCTCAGAAGGGAACAAAAACGTAAT
This window of the Denitrovibrio acetiphilus DSM 12809 genome carries:
- the aroF gene encoding 3-deoxy-7-phosphoheptulonate synthase, encoding MIVVMKIGASQEELNNVTQAAEELGFSSHVIEGKERNVVGLVGIAGQRDKMNVIGQLAGVENIVPISKPYKLASREVKPEPSIIDVCGVKFGGENIPVIAGPCSVENEEGVIKTAEFIKAAGAQMLRGGAFKPRTSPYSFQGLEEDGLKILAKAREATGLPIVTEVTNPRYVDMVYKYADMFQVGARNVQNFALLSELGKTDKPVLLKRGMSTTIEEYLNATEYILSEGNKNVILCERGLRTFETATRNTLDISAVPVIKEKSHLPIIIDPSHAAGHWQYVGPLSKAAVAIGADGLIIEVHPEPEKAWSDGAQSLTPTQFLKLMGSMRSIALAIGRTI
- a CDS encoding D-sedoheptulose-7-phosphate isomerase, whose protein sequence is MDKYISDIFDEMRETQTRFIAEAAPVLIAISTEIAQCFINGGKLMIFGNGGSAADAQHIAAEFVNRFKMERPPLPAIAFTTDTSILTSIGNDYEFNDVFIKQVSALGNENDVVWGISTSGNSENVVRALREAARGDMKIVGFTGRDGGKMKGLCDLLFQSPSENTARIQEIHIAAAHIICQLVDEIMFGRFAG
- the mfd gene encoding transcription-repair coupling factor, with amino-acid sequence MSLLSSLWGCSSIWHFYNNRPKGRVSILVAGNKREYDLIMQEAEFFFSGVRVLGFPEYTQDPYEEARVLPEVFAKRASTLDFLLNADASCILVTTPYGLLKSLPPKDVFASATADIKVGGTYEREELEYILAYSGYVHVEMVEGAGEYAFRGDTLEVFPADSETPCLIEFFDDEAERISYVDIRTRRTLKIEKTVRLLPASEALFDVDDLRKYINDSDILDKVELYGKYAGCHWLTPAVHNMENLMDYVSESYNFLFFTEDYRSIFTDFRVLIDDKMPEGENFWNNNFIAPSRMLFYMTEDRVNVMADITTAESEGTRYKSSAMLFAGKKGNLYQSMSAAMDIIKSYAEKSFRVICSIESDRLAKLFSEFSKDYAFIPAKVENYKEVDKAGLYLHSEKFRGGFIDEKLMLAVFTDEDIFGTAKKRPKRGKKELYSTTISDLEPGDHVVHVDYGIGIYLGLVHQSIGGVEGDFIQLEYDNSEFLYVPLSSIGQIQKYIGSEGSRPRVSSLQTQQWKKVKAQAKARAKKIAMDLLKLYAQRKVEKGFSFTDDGNMLDNFEQSFEYDETDDQLSAIHDVYNDMESAMPMERLVCGDVGFGKTEVAMRAACKAVAGGKQVAVLVPTTVLARQHYMTFFERFKDLPVKVDYVSRFRTARDTRQILVDLSKGDLDILIGTHKMLSKEIEFQDLGLLIIDEEQRFGVAHKEKIKAMRSNVDVLYLSATPIPRTLQLSLSGIRDISTIDTPPVDRLPVITKVIKRDVEVKNAIQRELERGGQVFFLHNRVENIQTVAAGVKNMLPGANVSIAHGQMTSSELEKILMEFYSGKTDVLVCTAIIENGIDIANANTIVINDAAHLGLAQIYQLKGRVGRSGRRGYCYLVVEQFSSLSDVAQKRLKIIQQLSDLGSGVKIAFYDLQLRGAGDLLGADQSGFMVKVGYELFIAMIDEAVKDLKGITSISADTEIITAIPHFIPADYIEDTKIRLDYYRKFSGVEDMDSVRELLYELSELYGELKPETENLGRIMLIKKLAGFANMEKVYLYSNKVKMVFTKGTPSNPQRIMDAIANAGAGSKFDNEFTLSLFFEKEQKVLDKTVSFINELIKIPTV